CTCGTGAGCTGGGCGGGTCAGCCCGCCGTGCGATCACCTATGTAGCCCGACAGCCAGGCCGGGAACGCCGTCAGATCGTCCAGCACGACATCCGCGCCGGCCGCGAGCAGCTCGTCCACCGCGCAGGGTCCGGTGGCGACCGCCACGGAGAGCGCACCGGCCGTACGGGCGCCCCGGACGTCACCCGTGTGGTCCCCGACATACACCGTCGCCCCGTACTCCCGCAGCGCCTCCGCCTTGGCCTCGGCCCACAGCCAGCCGATGACCGCGTCCGCCTCGATGCCCAGATGGCTCAGGTGCAGCTTGGCGTTGGGCTCGTGCTTCGCGGTGACGACGATGGCCCGGCCGCCCGCCCGCCGCACGGTCTCGATCGCCTCCCGCGCCCCCTTCATGGCCGGGGTGGGCGCGATCGCGTACTCCGGGTAGAGCTCGCGGTAGAGCTCGCCCAC
This genomic interval from Streptomyces asiaticus contains the following:
- a CDS encoding HAD family hydrolase, which encodes MAGMSSHSAPTVGFDLDMTLIDSRPGIKAAYEALSARTGTYIDSDLAITRLGPPLEQELVHWFPDERVEEVGELYRELYPEYAIAPTPAMKGAREAIETVRRAGGRAIVVTAKHEPNAKLHLSHLGIEADAVIGWLWAEAKAEALREYGATVYVGDHTGDVRGARTAGALSVAVATGPCAVDELLAAGADVVLDDLTAFPAWLSGYIGDRTAG